The following are encoded in a window of Clarias gariepinus isolate MV-2021 ecotype Netherlands chromosome 8, CGAR_prim_01v2, whole genome shotgun sequence genomic DNA:
- the klhl31 gene encoding kelch-like protein 31, whose translation MAPKKNKAAKKNKADINEMTIMVEDSPVNKINGLNTLLEGGNGFSCISTEVNDPVYAPNLLEGLSNMRQDSFLCDLTIATKSKSFDVHKVVMASCSEHIHNILKKDPTLQKIDLNELSPVGLATAITYAYSGKLTLSLYTIGSTISAALLLQIHTLVKMCSDFLMQQISVENCMYVVNIADTYNLKETKEAAQKFMRENFIEFSEMEQFLKLTYEQICDFLTDDSLQLPSELTAFQIAIKWLDFDEKRLKYASDLLTHIRFGTISAQDLVSHVQTVPRMMQDPECHRLLVDAMNYHLLPYQQNILQSRRTKVRGGQKVLLTVGGRPALTEKSLSRDILYRDEDNIWNRLAEMPAKSFNQCVAVLDGFLYVAGGEDQNDARNQAKHAVSNFCRYDPRFNSWIHLTSMIQKRTHFSINTFNGLLFAVGGRNSDGCQASVECYVPSSNQWQLKAPMEVPRCCHASTVIDGKILVTGGYINNAYSRAVCSYDPSTDSWQDKNSLSTPRGWHCATTVGDRAYVLGGSQLGGRGERVDVLPVECFNPHSGQWSYVAPLHTGVSTAGVAALNNKIYLLGGWNEVEKKYKKCIQVYNPDLNEWTEDDELPEATVGISCCVLTIPTRKTRESRASSVSSAPVSI comes from the exons ATGGCACCCAAAAAGAACAAGGCCGCAAAGAAGAATAAAGCAGACATCAATGAGATGACAATCATGGTGGAAGACAGCCCAGTCAATAAAATCAATGGGCTAAACACTCTTCTGGAAGGTGGCAATGGCTTTAGCTGCATCTCAACAGAGGTCAATGACCCTGTCTATGCCCCTAACCTCTTGGAGGGCCTTAGTAACATGAGACAAGACAGCTTCCTGTGTGATCTGACAATAGCAACCAAGTCTAAGTCTTTTGATGTGCACAAAGTTGTTATGGCATCTTGTAGTGAGCATATCCATAACATTCTCAAGAAGGATCCAACCCTTCAAAAGATTGATCTCAATGAGCTGTCCCCAGTTGGTTTGGCCACAGCCATCACATATGCCTACTCTGGAAAACTGACCTTGTCACTCTACACCATTGGCAGCACAATCTCAGCAGCCTTGCTTTTGCAGATTCACACCCTAGTTAAGATGTGCAGTGACTTCCTAATGCAGCAGATAAGTGTTGAAAACTGTATGTATGTAGTCAACATCGCAGATACATACAACCTAAAAGAAACGAAGGAGGCAGCTCAGAAGTTCATGCGAGAGAATTTCATTGAGTTCTCAGAGATGGAACAATTCTTGAAGCTCACCTATGAGCAGATTTGCGACTTCTTAACAGATGACTCCTTGCAACTACCCTCAGAACTCACAGCCTTTCAGATTGCAATTAAGTGGTTGGACTTTGATGAGAAGAGACTGAAGTATGCATCAGACCTGTTAACGCACATTCGCTTTGGCACCATTTCAGCCCAGGATCTGGTCAGCCATGTGCAAACTGTTCCTAGGATGATGCAAGATCCAGAGTGTCATCGTCTCCTGGTGGATGCCATGAATTATCATCTGCTGCCATACCAACAAAACATCCTGCAGTCTAGAAGAACCAAGGTCCGTGGTGGCCAAAAAGTACTGCTTACTGTCGGTGGACGACCTGCCTTGACCGAAAAATCACTCAGCAGGGACATTCTCTATAGGGATGAGGACAACATTTGGAACAGACTGGCTGAGATGCCTGCAAAAAGCTTCAATCAGTGTGTGGCTGTCCTGGATGGCTTCCTCTATGTGGCTGGTGGTGAAGATCAGAATGATGCTAGGAACCAAGCAAAGCATGCTGTTAGCAATTTCTGCAG aTATGACCCCCGATTCAACTCATGGATCCATCTCACCAGCATGATTCAAAAGCGTACACATTTCAGCATCAACACCTTTAATGGTCTCCTGTTTGCTGTTGGTGGACGCAATTCAGATGGCTGCCAGGCTTCAGTTGAGTGTTATGTCCCATCCTCTAACCAGTGGCAGTTAAAAGCACCCATGGAGGTACCAAGATGCTGTCATGCTAGCACGGTCATTGATGGCAAGATCTTGGTAACTGGAGGGTACATCAACAATGCCTACTCCAGAGCTGTCTGTTCTTATGACCCATCAACAGATAGTTGGCAGGATAAAAACAGCCTGAGCACTCCAAGAGGCTGGCATTGTGCAACCACTGTTGGCGATCGGGCCTATGTTCTTGGTGGTAGCCAGCTTGGAGGGCGCGGAGAGAGGGTTGATGTGTTGCCAGTTGAATGTTTCAACCCTCATTCAGGCCAGTGGAGCTACGTTGCCCCCTTGCACACAGGAGTGAGCACTGCAGGTGTGGCCGCACTGAATAATAAGATTTACCTTCTGGGAGGATGGAACGAGGTAGAGAAAAAGTACAAGAAATGCATTCAGGTATACAACCCCGACCTTAATGAATGGACTGAGGATGATGAGTTGCCCGAGGCTACAGTGGGCATCTCATGCTGTGTTCTTACCATCCCCACTCGTAAAACACGAGAATCCAGGGCTAGCTCAGTATCATCTGCTCCAGTCAGTATATAG
- the eloal gene encoding elongin A, like, producing the protein MASADVKKVLELKLQLKESTEGHTLVKTLKKLQELDITLEILSETGIGKVVNSFRKHDDAGEVAKTLVHRWKKLVPNPCISQNHLSTPKEPSNTENQQTGQDEKTQALQNAVRSERKPKNENSVSERTLSKHDDGKSKVKPTTNKLKDHVDDKKDVTKKDSDVGLMSKISVTDEKSFQPKEKSTTSLQAERMNEGKHNVSDLSNKARPKMSTKGKNSSLKEESNLSDVKKGKKDEKRKEKASKMEKDVESDGFETPSMSFEDYLSYDLGTLKRKKRLCESNLKRIKIDQKRDVETCNFHTKLGKSIREAPTTVASRKCVMDLLNVPLPTISPECEDSSQYQYFTEKKVEEKVAEVCEEAPVFTGQRLNKKMQVYSGTKVVYLPTMMTLYQQCIRTLQNNIDSLYEIGGVPFEILEPVLERCTPDQLLRIEECNPVYIGVTDHLWERHCIRDFRNAILQEYESWREMYLRLFEQRERKFHELTKSIVSAHSGKPKGRQVKMAFIHSAAKPPRNVRIQQELHGTAGPGLPHAAEKVSGRITENRGRTGLTESPKPFNTGSGASQPQDPRRIRRVAPMMAKSLKAFKKQLGRR; encoded by the exons ATGGCGTCGGCAGACGTTAAAAAAGTGTTGGAGCTGAAACTTCAGCTGAAAGAAAGCACCGAAGGACACACG CTTGTGAAGACCTTGAAGAAGCTTCAAGAACTGGATATAACCCTTGAAATTCTTTCT GAGACTGGGATTGGTAAGGTGGTAAACTCCTTTCGCAAACATGATGATGCAGGGGAAGTGGCCAAAACGTTAGTGCATCGATGGAAAAAATTGGTTCCGAATCCATG TATTTCACAGAATCACCTATCCACTCCAAAGGAACCATCTAACACTGAAAATCAACAAACAGGCCAAGATGAAAAGACTCAGGCTTTACAGAATGCTGTCCGTTCCGAAAGGAAGCCTAAGAATGAAAACTCAGTTTCTGAACGCACACTTTCAAAGCATGATGATGGTAAAAGTAAAGTGAAGCCAACCACAAATAAATTGAAAGACCACGTAGATGACAAAAAAGATGTCACAAAGAAGGACTCTGATGTGGGCTTAATGTCAAAGATTTCAGTCACAGATGAAAAATCATTCCAGCCAAAAGAGAAATCAACCACCAGTTTGCAAGCAGAGCGAATGAATGAAGGCAAGCATAACGTTTCTGATTTATCAAATAAAGCTAGGCCTAAAATGTCCACAAAAGGTAAAAATAGTTCTTTGAAGGAAGAAAGCAATTTGAGTGATgtaaaaaagggtaaaaaagatgaaaaaaggaaagaaaaagcatCAAAGATGGAGAAGGACGTTGAGAGTGATGGCTTTGAAACACCGTCCATGTCTTTTGAGGATTATTTAAGTTATGATCTTGGAACTCTAAAACGGAAGAAGAGGTTGTGTGAGAGTAACCTGAAGCGCATTAAGATTGACCAAAAACGGGATGTTGAAACGTGCAACTTCCACACAAAGTTAGGAAAATCCATTAGAGAAGCCCCAACTACAGTG GCCTCAAGGAAATGCGTGATGGACTTGCTTAATGTGCCATTACCCACAATTTCTCCAGAATGTGAGGATTCTTCTCAATATCAGTACTTTACAGAAAAGAAAG TTGAAGAAAAAGTTGCAGAGGTTTGTGAAGAAGCCCCAGTGTTCACTGGTCAGCGGCTAAATAAGAAGATGCAGGTATACTCTGGGACTAAGGTTGTGTACCTTCCCACCATGATGACCTTGTACCAGCAATGCATCCGAACACTACAAAACAACATTGACT CACTTTATGAAATTGGAGGTGTGCCATTTGAAATTTTGGAGCCTGTGCTGGAGCGGTGTACACCGGATCAGCTGCTGCGGATTGAAGAATGCAATCCT GTGTACATAGGTGTGACGGATCATTTGTGGGAGAGGCACTGCATCAGGGATTTTAGAAACGCCATATTGCAAGAATATGAGTCCTGGAGAGAAATGTACCTCCGACTTTTTGAACAACGAGAACGCAAATTCCATGAGCTCACCAAGAGCATAGTCTCTGCTCACTCTGGGAAGCCCAAAG GAAGACAGGTGAAAATGGCGTTTATTCATTCAGCTGCCAAGCCACCTAGAAACGTGCGTATCCAGCAGGAACTGCATGGCACAGCAGGCCCTGGGCTCCCTCATGCCGCAGAGAAAGTCAG TGGAAGAATTACGGAGAATAGAGGTAGAACTGGCTTAACTGAGTCTCCTAAGCCCTTTAACACTGGATCAGGAGCCAGTCAGCCCCAAGACCCACGCAGGATCAGAC gAGTGGCACCAATGATGGCGAAGTCTCTGAAAGCCTTTAAGAAGCAGTTAGGACGCAGATGA
- the zgc:174945 gene encoding uncharacterized protein zgc:174945 has translation MVMISSTVFSLFLFSFFTFQSTPQRHDKIIVQVKYARHPVRRTEGQPLTLRCTAEYDEEHCGSISVIWCISESENPCQPLTDVNRYLIHSNESEISRETVFRQQDAFVKFLQLTLNDTGLYQCKAICQSTGVIAMGHLINVTVTGQKIFNQTDRCSVDIFLLTISLFSLLWIHKMGLYW, from the exons ATGGTGATGATTAGTTccactgttttttctttattcttattttctttctttacatttcAATCTACACCTCAAAGGCATG ATAAAATTATAGTGCAAGTGAAATATGCAAGGCATCCAGTACGGAGAACAGAGGGACAGCCACTGACTCTCAGGTGCACAGCAGAGTATGACGAAGAGCACTGTGGAAGCATCTCGGTCATTTGGTGTATTTCAGAGTCAGAAAATCCATGCCAGCCCCTTACTGACGTTAATAGATACTTGATCCATTCCAATGAGAGTGAAATCAGCAGGGAAACCGTGTTCAGGCAACAAGATGCTTTTGTAAAGTTCTTGCAGCTAACTCTCAACGACACTGGCTTATATCAGTGTAAAGCCATATGTCAGAGCACTGGGGTCATAGCTATGGGACATCTCATCAATGTCACTGTAACAG GTCAGAAGATTTTTAATCAGACCGACAGATGCAGTGTGGATATTTTTCTTCTGACCATCAGCCTCTTCAGCCTTTTATGGATtcataaaat gGGCCTGTATTGGTGA